The following are from one region of the Alicyclobacillus fastidiosus genome:
- a CDS encoding N-acyl homoserine lactonase family protein, giving the protein MWKVTALKMGELTVAKASITYDRDYGQSIVIPIWAAAITGGGYNILVDTGVHDVDWVTEHVSPCRRADDEGMVAALKKGPGWAPEDVDIVINTHLHYDHIGNNRLFPNARFIVQEREWQAAHNPIPSQRGIYLPELFDSIDYFSWNFVNGEEEIVPGIKVFLTPGHSDGHQSVLVKTDQGTLCVSGDVSNLLENIRENVPAGILTSTKDIFESMDRVRSKAEYIFPGHEPSIRKFQTGDFPTIVDCSK; this is encoded by the coding sequence ATGTGGAAAGTGACAGCTTTGAAGATGGGAGAACTCACTGTTGCGAAAGCCAGTATAACGTATGACCGTGACTACGGGCAGAGCATAGTCATCCCGATCTGGGCCGCGGCCATCACGGGCGGCGGATACAATATCTTGGTCGATACGGGTGTTCACGATGTGGATTGGGTCACTGAACATGTAAGCCCTTGCAGACGCGCTGACGATGAGGGCATGGTGGCGGCGCTGAAAAAGGGCCCAGGATGGGCACCTGAGGATGTCGATATCGTCATCAATACTCACTTGCACTACGATCATATAGGAAATAATCGGTTGTTTCCGAATGCGCGATTCATTGTTCAGGAGAGAGAATGGCAAGCTGCCCACAACCCGATCCCGAGTCAACGTGGTATTTATTTGCCGGAATTATTTGATTCAATAGACTATTTTTCGTGGAATTTTGTAAATGGAGAAGAGGAGATTGTCCCTGGTATCAAAGTCTTTTTAACCCCGGGCCATTCCGATGGGCACCAGTCTGTGCTCGTGAAAACCGATCAGGGGACCTTGTGCGTATCCGGGGACGTGTCTAATTTACTTGAAAACATCCGTGAAAATGTTCCCGCAGGAATTCTCACCAGCACAAAAGACATCTTTGAAAGCATGGATCGAGTGCGTTCCAAGGCTGAGTATATTTTTCCGGGTCATGAGCCGAGCATCCGGAAATTTCAGACTGGTGACTTTCCAACCATTGTAGACTGCTCGAAATAA
- a CDS encoding LacI family DNA-binding transcriptional regulator, with the protein MASERDLTINEIAQAAGVSRSTVSRVLTGHPNVKPATRKIVEQVIEELHYRPSSVAQGLARGSLNMIGLLIGDIRNTFYAEIARGVEDMAHDLGFMVVICDTDYDMRREQFYFQGVQQFALSGLIVMSVLDQQELLPVLKSIRCPIVMLNRYVRSFESDVVLVDNVEGSYLATKHLIELGHERIGHLSGSTFSTASRDRTLGFERALHDFGIGRRDYDIQEGDLTVERGKRYAEWWLQADSSNRPTAIFAANDLMALGVIDVFTSNGVKIPDDVSIIGYDDLPLTSLAPISLTTIRQPHYEMGVTAMSFLSKRLEQEVDGVQRKIFRPELVIRKTTGAPKK; encoded by the coding sequence ATGGCAAGCGAACGTGATTTAACCATTAATGAGATTGCACAAGCCGCGGGGGTATCACGTTCTACTGTTTCCAGAGTTCTAACTGGGCATCCCAACGTAAAACCGGCTACTCGAAAGATCGTTGAACAAGTGATCGAAGAATTGCACTATCGCCCAAGTTCAGTCGCACAAGGGCTTGCGCGTGGGTCCCTCAACATGATTGGCCTACTGATTGGCGATATCCGCAACACGTTTTACGCTGAAATCGCCCGTGGGGTCGAAGACATGGCTCATGATTTAGGATTTATGGTGGTGATTTGTGACACTGACTATGACATGAGACGTGAACAGTTTTATTTTCAAGGTGTTCAGCAGTTTGCCCTCAGTGGACTCATTGTCATGTCGGTATTGGACCAGCAAGAACTGTTGCCTGTCTTGAAAAGCATTCGGTGTCCGATCGTGATGTTGAATCGATACGTTCGAAGCTTTGAAAGCGATGTTGTGCTTGTGGACAATGTTGAGGGAAGCTATCTTGCAACAAAACACCTAATAGAGTTAGGGCATGAGCGAATTGGGCACCTGTCTGGTTCGACTTTCTCCACCGCTAGCCGCGATCGAACACTGGGGTTCGAACGCGCGCTGCACGACTTTGGGATTGGTCGTCGTGATTACGATATCCAGGAGGGGGATCTCACTGTTGAGCGAGGAAAGCGATATGCAGAATGGTGGTTGCAAGCGGATTCAAGTAATCGTCCGACGGCCATTTTTGCCGCGAATGATTTGATGGCATTAGGTGTAATCGATGTCTTCACCTCAAACGGCGTCAAGATTCCGGATGACGTGAGTATCATCGGGTATGACGATTTACCTTTGACAAGTTTGGCGCCGATTTCATTGACAACCATTCGCCAGCCTCATTATGAGATGGGTGTCACTGCTATGTCGTTTTTGTCGAAGCGGCTAGAACAAGAGGTAGATGGGGTTCAGAGGAAAATCTTTAGGCCTGAACTTGTTATTAGAAAGACGACGGGGGCGCCGAAGAAGTAA
- a CDS encoding ABC transporter ATP-binding protein, which produces MLELQLKLPRRSFTVSVDLRIQTNSIFCLFGPSATGKSSILSVIAGFETDYEDVYLAIDGEVLANTNLKSGGFCPPWRRGIGYMEQSARLFPHLTVEQNILYGVARRPMDRWSADIIDFLDLRDYLSVRPRQLSGGLTQRVALARALAAKPRVLLLDEPFSALDWMARRALQDLVLTLHQSFPMTIVLVTHQLTEAQRMADTIALMDRGQILQTGSPGDLMASPSSWRAAQLLGYASLFRDSDDVQYAIHPDRIVVGRQPNHGITVDANVHQVIWHEGHQRAVLLLKAPWQTEQMIEVNLAPTDNVQVGAKVPITFVHPPQIG; this is translated from the coding sequence ATGCTGGAACTGCAGCTTAAGTTACCCCGAAGATCCTTCACTGTTTCTGTGGATCTACGTATCCAGACGAACTCGATATTCTGCCTCTTTGGCCCGTCTGCCACTGGAAAATCGAGCATTCTCTCCGTCATCGCAGGGTTTGAGACGGACTATGAGGACGTATACCTCGCCATCGACGGCGAGGTACTTGCCAATACGAACCTCAAGTCAGGCGGCTTCTGCCCGCCCTGGCGCCGGGGTATCGGCTATATGGAGCAGTCCGCACGCCTATTCCCGCATTTGACAGTGGAACAGAATATCCTCTATGGCGTCGCTCGACGGCCCATGGACAGATGGTCTGCCGACATCATCGATTTCCTCGACTTGCGAGATTACTTGTCCGTAAGACCCCGGCAACTCTCAGGCGGTTTGACGCAACGCGTGGCTCTCGCCCGAGCACTCGCCGCCAAACCGCGCGTTCTGCTTTTGGATGAACCTTTCTCGGCGCTCGATTGGATGGCCCGACGCGCCTTACAAGATCTCGTCCTCACCCTCCATCAAAGCTTTCCGATGACCATCGTACTCGTCACCCACCAACTGACAGAGGCGCAGCGCATGGCAGACACCATCGCCCTCATGGACCGAGGCCAAATTCTACAAACGGGATCGCCAGGGGATTTGATGGCATCCCCGTCTTCATGGCGAGCCGCCCAGCTATTAGGTTATGCGTCGCTCTTCCGAGACTCCGACGATGTACAATATGCAATTCATCCGGATCGAATTGTCGTCGGACGGCAACCGAACCATGGTATCACCGTCGATGCAAACGTCCATCAGGTGATCTGGCATGAAGGACACCAACGCGCCGTCCTCCTACTTAAAGCGCCTTGGCAGACAGAGCAGATGATTGAAGTAAACCTCGCCCCGACGGATAACGTACAAGTCGGAGCGAAGGTGCCGATCACGTTTGTGCACCCCCCTCAAATCGGATAG
- a CDS encoding acyl CoA:acetate/3-ketoacid CoA transferase, with protein sequence MRPQFLSGSAAAALIDDGMTVLTVGMTLIGASESVLKPLEQRFLASGHPRDLTLFHAAGQSDRERGIQHFAHVGMTRRIIGSHWGLAPKWMDLISGDQIEAYCLPQGQITHLLRDMGAGLKGHLSKVGLGTFIDPRLEGGKMNQRTRPLQDLVELVEFQGEPYLYYHQVPIDICLIRGTTADEHGNITFEDEVLKLEVLPAVLATKHFGGKVIVQVKQIAQAGTLHAKQVTIPGAFVDVVVVSDNLEQDHRQTSSFYYDPAYSGDIRVPQSGVKSTPLTIRKLIGRRAAMELKPGVTINLGTGIPNDEIGGIVLEEGLSDDILITVESGVYGGSPLGGIDFGIAKNMEALLEHTAQFDFYNGTGVDFTFMGVGQIDSDGRVNSTKFSGRSTGAGGFIDITQFAKHVVFCTTFTAQGLKVDFDRDGMRIVEEGKSRKFVNEVEQVSFNGKMALERGQRVSVVTERAVFQLSAGGWELIEVAPGVDVEREVLGQMDFVPMISSNLSSTNTVIYRQSPFGLRDLLGGM encoded by the coding sequence ATGCGTCCACAATTTTTGAGCGGTTCGGCCGCCGCAGCTCTGATCGATGATGGTATGACGGTTTTGACGGTAGGGATGACGCTCATCGGTGCATCCGAAAGTGTATTAAAGCCTTTAGAGCAACGATTTTTGGCGTCTGGACACCCACGTGATTTGACCTTGTTTCACGCGGCTGGTCAGTCGGATCGTGAACGTGGAATACAGCATTTTGCGCATGTCGGAATGACCAGGCGGATCATCGGTTCCCACTGGGGATTAGCGCCAAAATGGATGGACCTTATATCCGGTGACCAAATCGAAGCGTATTGTCTGCCCCAAGGCCAAATTACGCATTTATTACGCGATATGGGCGCAGGGCTGAAGGGGCATCTGTCAAAGGTTGGACTTGGCACGTTTATCGATCCGCGACTCGAAGGCGGAAAAATGAATCAACGTACGCGTCCCCTTCAAGATCTTGTCGAACTGGTAGAGTTTCAAGGGGAACCCTACCTCTACTATCATCAGGTGCCGATTGACATCTGTCTCATTCGCGGTACCACAGCAGACGAGCACGGCAACATCACATTTGAGGACGAAGTCCTGAAACTAGAAGTACTCCCTGCAGTACTTGCGACGAAGCACTTTGGTGGAAAAGTGATCGTCCAAGTGAAACAAATTGCCCAGGCAGGCACTCTACATGCCAAGCAGGTGACCATCCCTGGAGCATTCGTAGATGTCGTAGTAGTGTCCGACAACCTCGAACAGGATCATCGCCAAACATCTAGCTTTTACTACGATCCGGCATACAGCGGCGACATTCGCGTACCACAGAGCGGTGTGAAATCGACACCACTGACGATACGAAAACTGATTGGCAGACGTGCTGCGATGGAGCTTAAACCGGGTGTGACTATCAATCTTGGCACGGGTATCCCAAATGATGAAATAGGCGGCATTGTACTCGAGGAAGGTTTGTCGGATGACATCTTAATCACGGTCGAGTCGGGTGTTTACGGTGGGTCCCCACTCGGTGGCATCGATTTTGGCATCGCGAAAAACATGGAAGCATTGCTCGAGCACACGGCCCAATTTGATTTTTACAATGGTACTGGTGTGGATTTCACGTTCATGGGAGTCGGCCAAATCGATAGCGATGGTCGTGTGAACTCGACCAAATTTTCGGGTAGGTCAACAGGTGCCGGTGGATTTATCGATATTACCCAGTTCGCTAAACATGTGGTCTTTTGCACTACCTTTACTGCACAGGGACTCAAGGTCGACTTCGACCGTGATGGGATGCGGATCGTCGAGGAAGGTAAATCCAGAAAATTCGTAAACGAGGTAGAGCAAGTCTCATTCAACGGGAAGATGGCGCTTGAACGCGGACAGCGTGTTTCGGTTGTGACAGAGCGAGCGGTATTTCAATTATCGGCCGGTGGATGGGAATTGATTGAGGTTGCACCCGGAGTTGACGTAGAGCGTGAGGTGCTCGGTCAAATGGATTTTGTGCCGATGATATCCTCCAATCTTTCGTCTACGAACACCGTGATCTATCGGCAGAGCCCATTTGGACTACGAGATCTTTTAGGAGGAATGTGA
- a CDS encoding IS256 family transposase: MAYMDKIALLDLIRKIGLEDGDVDFLKEGLKILTQAVMDVEVSSLIGAERYERSEKRSNSRNGHREREWDTRVGTIDLQIPKLRKGSYFPSILEPRRKAEKALLAVVQEAYVHGVSTRKVDELVESLGIQGISKSEVSRICKELDDVVQSFKNRPLEGAYPYVWLDATFPKVREGGRVQSMAFVIAIGVRDTGEREVLGFDIGTSEDGSFWLTFIRSLVARGLSGVQLAISDAHEGLRNAIGSALTGATWQRCRVHTMRNILSQVPRASQQMVSSIVRTIFAQPTQETAKQQLAVVLEQLQAKFPKAMNVLERAEEDVLAYMAFPKEHWKQICSTNPLERLNRELRRRFDVVGIFPNRDSVVRLGGAILQEQNDEWVVARRYFSRESMAKLTGTDEQQLLAPTSVLHK; encoded by the coding sequence ATGGCTTATATGGATAAGATCGCACTTTTGGATTTGATTCGCAAGATCGGGTTAGAAGATGGGGATGTAGATTTTCTAAAAGAAGGACTGAAAATCCTCACCCAAGCCGTTATGGATGTTGAAGTCAGTTCACTCATCGGTGCAGAACGGTATGAACGTAGTGAAAAGCGCAGCAATAGTCGCAATGGACACAGAGAGCGAGAATGGGATACTCGCGTTGGAACGATTGACTTACAAATTCCAAAGCTTCGAAAGGGCAGCTACTTCCCCAGTATCCTGGAGCCTCGTCGGAAGGCGGAGAAGGCTCTGCTGGCCGTTGTCCAAGAAGCGTACGTGCATGGTGTAAGTACGCGTAAGGTGGATGAATTGGTTGAGTCACTTGGGATTCAGGGTATTAGCAAAAGTGAAGTCTCCCGCATCTGCAAAGAACTCGACGATGTGGTGCAATCGTTTAAGAATCGTCCTCTAGAAGGGGCGTATCCATATGTGTGGTTAGATGCAACGTTCCCAAAGGTTCGAGAAGGCGGAAGAGTTCAGAGTATGGCATTTGTGATTGCCATTGGCGTGCGAGATACCGGCGAGCGAGAAGTGCTGGGTTTTGATATTGGCACGAGCGAGGATGGCTCGTTCTGGCTCACATTTATTCGTAGCCTCGTTGCCCGTGGATTGAGCGGTGTACAGTTGGCGATTAGCGATGCACACGAAGGACTACGAAATGCAATTGGTTCTGCCTTGACAGGAGCGACGTGGCAACGTTGCCGTGTTCACACGATGCGTAACATCCTAAGCCAGGTGCCCAGGGCGTCGCAACAGATGGTCTCGTCTATTGTCCGGACGATTTTTGCTCAGCCAACGCAAGAAACAGCCAAGCAACAACTGGCTGTCGTCCTGGAGCAACTTCAGGCAAAGTTCCCCAAAGCGATGAACGTTTTGGAGCGGGCTGAGGAAGACGTTTTAGCATACATGGCATTCCCCAAGGAGCATTGGAAGCAAATCTGTTCGACCAATCCGCTGGAGCGATTGAATCGCGAACTACGGCGCCGATTCGATGTCGTTGGCATATTCCCGAATCGGGATTCTGTCGTACGTCTTGGAGGAGCCATTCTCCAGGAGCAGAACGATGAGTGGGTCGTCGCGAGACGCTACTTTAGCCGCGAGTCGATGGCTAAACTCACCGGAACGGATGAACAGCAACTACTGGCACCCACGTCAGTATTACATAAATAG
- a CDS encoding thiolase family protein: MRDVVIVGGARTAIGTMGGSLQDVHQADLGAIVYAEAVKRAGIELDDVDEVIVGNVGQIAESGFLGRMVSLKAGFPLKTTAYAVNRQCGSGLEAINSAVLQLQAGYADVMVAGGTENMNQLPYYVRKGRFGYRFGHGQLEDGLLTILTYPLGPYPNGVTAENLANEYGISRQEQDEWSLLTQSRAAEAIQNGRFTDEIVPVEVQVGKESKRFSVDEHPRLGITMDRLSRLKPAFVEGGTVTPGNSSGINDGAGAVVLMGADEAQRRGLRPLLKVRSFAVAGCDPATMGYGPVPATKLALKRAGLSIGDIDLIELNEAFASQTIVGIRELGLDIDKVNVHGGAIALGHPVGATGGILTVKLMYEMKRRNAQFGLVTMCIGGGQGIATIFENCP, from the coding sequence ATGCGTGACGTGGTTATCGTGGGCGGTGCACGTACTGCCATCGGTACAATGGGCGGAAGCTTACAGGATGTACATCAGGCTGATCTCGGCGCGATCGTCTACGCGGAAGCTGTGAAACGAGCGGGCATTGAGCTCGATGATGTAGATGAAGTGATTGTAGGTAATGTTGGTCAAATCGCGGAAAGTGGTTTTCTTGGTCGAATGGTATCCCTGAAAGCCGGCTTTCCGTTAAAGACAACTGCATATGCGGTTAATCGTCAATGCGGTTCCGGGTTGGAAGCCATTAATTCCGCGGTCCTTCAATTGCAGGCGGGCTACGCGGATGTCATGGTGGCAGGCGGAACGGAAAATATGAACCAGTTGCCCTATTACGTGCGAAAGGGCAGATTTGGCTATCGGTTCGGGCACGGACAGCTTGAGGATGGACTACTTACGATTTTGACGTATCCGTTAGGCCCGTATCCAAATGGAGTAACGGCCGAGAACTTAGCAAACGAATACGGGATTTCGCGTCAGGAACAAGATGAATGGTCGCTTTTGACACAGTCGAGGGCTGCTGAGGCGATTCAGAATGGTCGGTTTACAGACGAAATCGTACCTGTTGAAGTGCAAGTTGGTAAGGAGTCTAAACGGTTCAGCGTAGATGAGCATCCTCGTCTTGGGATCACGATGGACCGACTATCCCGCTTGAAGCCAGCTTTCGTTGAAGGAGGGACCGTTACACCCGGGAACTCGTCTGGGATTAATGACGGGGCTGGCGCAGTCGTACTGATGGGCGCGGACGAGGCTCAGCGTCGGGGATTGCGACCACTCTTGAAGGTAAGAAGCTTTGCTGTGGCAGGTTGTGACCCAGCGACTATGGGCTATGGGCCAGTACCAGCGACCAAATTGGCGTTGAAGAGGGCTGGATTATCGATTGGTGACATTGATTTGATCGAACTCAATGAAGCGTTCGCATCGCAAACCATTGTCGGTATTCGGGAACTGGGACTGGATATCGATAAAGTCAATGTCCACGGTGGTGCTATCGCGTTGGGGCATCCAGTGGGTGCGACAGGTGGCATATTGACCGTCAAGCTGATGTACGAGATGAAGAGAAGAAATGCACAATTTGGGCTGGTCACCATGTGTATTGGAGGCGGCCAAGGCATCGCAACCATTTTTGAAAATTGTCCATGA
- a CDS encoding MarR family transcriptional regulator: MEDESDLIPGSLSYKLANASRHLINQLNRNFKDNHLSITYEQFRIIIRLWKEDGLTQGQLAVLTDKDEPSVSRLINNMIKRKLVERIPHPDDRRTNLIFLTEEGRNIQHELYVQLNKTTEEALRDISEHDVAICLEVLDKVTRNLT; this comes from the coding sequence ATGGAAGATGAAAGTGACTTGATACCAGGTTCATTGAGTTACAAACTTGCGAATGCTTCCCGACATCTCATCAATCAATTAAACCGGAATTTCAAGGACAATCATTTATCCATTACGTACGAGCAATTTAGAATCATTATTCGGCTTTGGAAGGAGGACGGGCTCACACAGGGCCAGTTGGCTGTTCTCACCGATAAAGATGAACCTTCTGTGTCGCGCTTGATCAACAACATGATTAAGCGAAAGCTGGTGGAGCGCATTCCTCACCCTGATGATCGCCGCACGAACTTGATTTTTTTAACCGAGGAAGGAAGAAACATCCAACACGAATTGTACGTTCAGTTAAACAAAACGACAGAGGAAGCCTTGCGAGACATTAGCGAACACGATGTGGCCATATGCTTGGAAGTTTTGGACAAGGTGACCCGCAATTTGACCTAG
- a CDS encoding oxalate decarboxylase family bicupin gives MKSQNPHTHNPNIPQPIREQDGAGGTDPGPRDVMRDIENPDMLVPPVTDHGGVPNAKFSFSDTHMRLQPGGWARQVTTKELPISVSIAGVNMRLNPGGVRELHWHTANEWAFMLTGRARITAVDQNGRNFVDDVGPGDLWFFPAGIPHSIQGLVEGCEFLLIFDQGDFSENNTFSISDWLAHTPIDVLAANFGVTERAFSNIAHEEKYIFPADVPGSLQGDKVTSPAGVVPQTFSHHMLRQQPIQSSGGKVWITDSNTFPVTTISAALVEVEPGGMREMHWHPNADEWQYYIQGTARMTLFAAQGTANTFNYRAGDVGFIPMVWGHYIQNTGDKKLIFLEIFKSPRYADVSLNQWMALTPPELVEANLNVGPDVISALNKTKSPVVKYPSS, from the coding sequence GTGAAATCCCAAAATCCTCACACTCATAACCCTAACATACCACAACCGATTCGTGAGCAGGATGGAGCCGGAGGAACTGACCCGGGCCCGCGGGATGTCATGCGTGACATCGAGAATCCTGACATGCTTGTGCCACCGGTGACCGACCACGGTGGTGTACCCAACGCCAAATTCTCATTTTCCGACACGCATATGCGCCTACAGCCAGGAGGTTGGGCGCGACAGGTAACGACCAAGGAATTGCCGATAAGCGTGAGCATTGCAGGGGTCAACATGCGTCTCAATCCAGGGGGCGTGCGAGAACTCCACTGGCATACGGCAAATGAATGGGCATTCATGCTGACAGGGCGCGCGCGTATCACGGCAGTGGATCAAAACGGGCGCAACTTTGTCGATGATGTCGGCCCTGGTGATCTGTGGTTTTTCCCAGCCGGCATTCCACATTCCATTCAGGGGCTTGTGGAGGGATGCGAGTTTTTGCTGATTTTCGATCAAGGAGATTTTAGCGAAAATAATACGTTTAGCATCTCTGATTGGTTGGCACATACACCGATAGATGTCTTGGCGGCGAATTTCGGCGTGACCGAACGTGCCTTCTCGAACATTGCCCACGAGGAGAAGTATATCTTCCCGGCTGACGTACCGGGGTCGTTACAGGGAGATAAGGTGACGAGTCCGGCCGGAGTTGTTCCACAGACCTTTTCACACCATATGTTGCGGCAGCAACCCATTCAATCATCGGGAGGGAAGGTGTGGATCACCGACTCGAATACATTCCCAGTCACGACCATCTCGGCGGCCTTGGTGGAGGTAGAGCCAGGCGGAATGCGTGAGATGCACTGGCATCCAAACGCCGATGAATGGCAGTACTATATCCAAGGAACCGCGCGCATGACGTTGTTCGCCGCACAGGGAACGGCCAACACATTCAATTATCGTGCTGGTGATGTCGGATTTATCCCGATGGTGTGGGGGCACTACATTCAAAACACCGGAGATAAAAAGCTGATCTTTCTAGAGATATTTAAGTCCCCACGATATGCAGATGTTTCCCTGAATCAGTGGATGGCCTTGACGCCCCCTGAATTGGTTGAAGCCAATTTGAACGTTGGACCCGATGTGATATCTGCACTCAATAAAACGAAAAGCCCGGTGGTGAAATATCCGTCATCGTGA
- the fabG gene encoding 3-oxoacyl-ACP reductase FabG codes for MRLGGKVAIVTGAGRGIGRGIAVKLAQEGAKVVVCDMVAENGEGTVRAIVEQGGEAWFQVCDVADANDVSALFEAVVKRHGAIDIVVNNAGINRDGMLHKLTHEQWDQVINVNLTGTFHCVQEAAKIMRNQNCGRIINIASASWLGNIGQANYAASKAGVVGLTKTAARELAKYNVTVNAICPGFIDTDMTRGVPEKVWDVMIGKIPMGRAGKPEDVANVIAFLASDEAGYVTAEVINVGGGMVL; via the coding sequence ATGCGTTTAGGTGGAAAAGTCGCTATTGTGACAGGTGCGGGTCGAGGTATTGGTCGAGGGATAGCTGTGAAACTTGCGCAAGAGGGAGCCAAGGTCGTCGTCTGTGACATGGTGGCTGAGAACGGGGAAGGAACCGTTAGAGCCATCGTAGAACAAGGCGGAGAGGCTTGGTTCCAAGTCTGCGATGTGGCGGATGCCAATGATGTAAGCGCACTTTTTGAAGCGGTTGTAAAGCGCCATGGCGCGATCGATATTGTGGTGAACAACGCGGGCATCAATCGAGATGGTATGTTGCATAAGCTGACTCATGAGCAATGGGACCAGGTTATTAACGTGAACCTGACAGGAACCTTTCACTGCGTGCAGGAGGCCGCAAAAATCATGCGGAACCAGAATTGCGGCAGAATTATCAACATTGCTTCTGCGAGTTGGCTCGGGAATATTGGGCAGGCCAATTATGCCGCATCGAAAGCTGGGGTTGTCGGCTTAACGAAAACGGCTGCTCGAGAATTGGCGAAATACAACGTCACTGTAAACGCTATCTGTCCAGGTTTTATTGATACGGATATGACACGAGGTGTTCCTGAAAAGGTGTGGGACGTCATGATCGGTAAGATTCCGATGGGTAGGGCAGGAAAGCCGGAGGACGTAGCGAACGTCATCGCATTTTTAGCGTCAGACGAAGCTGGCTACGTCACAGCAGAGGTCATCAACGTCGGTGGTGGAATGGTACTTTAG
- a CDS encoding MarC family protein yields MMLSYFIHALISVFAVLNPLGILPTFLAITDGKHPVERRRIARKAIVYSFFIVLVFLLLGHLILTLFGITIEAFRVAGGILVFFIAFQLLNAQPSHIQTPHEDESQQKPDITLTPLALPIIAGPGTIATVMALAAGPNIVMHSAAVFVACVIVLAGTYCIFHYASSINRYIGHTGLNVITRLMGFILTIIAVQMAATGLIGLFPGWAH; encoded by the coding sequence ATTATGCTGTCCTACTTTATTCACGCACTCATCTCGGTTTTTGCGGTTCTGAATCCGCTAGGAATCCTACCTACTTTTCTAGCGATTACGGATGGAAAACATCCGGTGGAAAGAAGGCGGATCGCGCGAAAGGCGATTGTTTATTCTTTCTTTATCGTACTGGTGTTTTTGCTGTTGGGGCACCTCATTCTTACGCTGTTCGGCATTACTATTGAAGCATTTCGAGTGGCTGGAGGCATCCTGGTCTTTTTCATTGCTTTTCAGCTGTTGAATGCGCAGCCCTCGCACATCCAAACGCCACACGAGGACGAGTCTCAACAGAAGCCGGATATCACCCTGACTCCACTTGCTCTGCCCATTATTGCCGGACCCGGTACGATTGCAACAGTCATGGCATTAGCGGCCGGGCCGAATATAGTCATGCATTCCGCAGCCGTGTTTGTCGCTTGTGTCATCGTGCTAGCGGGAACCTACTGTATTTTTCACTATGCGTCATCGATCAACAGGTACATTGGGCATACAGGACTCAATGTGATCACCCGGCTGATGGGGTTTATTTTGACGATCATCGCAGTACAGATGGCAGCCACAGGATTGATCGGATTGTTCCCTGGATGGGCGCACTAA